Proteins found in one Thermaerobacter subterraneus DSM 13965 genomic segment:
- the tnpB gene encoding IS607 family element RNA-guided endonuclease TnpB, translated as MDASGIAAGVEPAKARRRPLVAGELEGSLLLRPGGLARALQNWSKSRKGERKGRRVGFPRFRKKGRGRESVRFTTGAIRVDDKSHVVLPRIGRVKTHEPTTALLRRIEVGAARILSATVAREGGRWFVSFTCEVERQPGRPRFPWRVVGVDAGVKYLAVLSTGEKWPNPRSLEKALRKIARSNRALARRQRGSRRWQEALCRLQRAYARAAHIRRDAIHKLTHDLATTYGVVVVENLHVAGMLKNRRLARALADAALAEIRRQLEYKCFWHGAVLVEAPLFYPSSKRCSRCSAVKASLPLSQRIFCCEECGLVLDRDENAARNLAALVAAVAGSGPETLNARGRDGRPATRQAIPEEAGSRLPLIAG; from the coding sequence GTGGACGCTTCCGGCATTGCGGCGGGAGTGGAACCGGCAAAAGCACGTCGTCGCCCCCTGGTGGCGGGAGAACTCGAAGGAAGCCTACTCCTCCGGCCTGGAGGGCTGGCCCGGGCCCTTCAGAACTGGTCGAAGAGCCGCAAGGGTGAACGCAAGGGCCGCCGGGTTGGCTTCCCGCGCTTTCGGAAGAAGGGGCGGGGGCGTGAGTCGGTGCGGTTCACCACCGGCGCGATCCGGGTGGACGACAAGAGCCACGTCGTCCTGCCCCGGATCGGGCGGGTGAAGACCCACGAGCCGACCACGGCCCTGCTCCGGCGCATCGAAGTGGGGGCGGCCCGCATCCTCTCCGCCACGGTCGCCCGGGAAGGCGGGCGGTGGTTCGTCAGCTTCACCTGCGAGGTGGAGCGGCAACCGGGCCGCCCTCGGTTCCCCTGGCGGGTGGTGGGCGTGGACGCGGGGGTGAAGTACCTGGCGGTCCTTTCGACGGGCGAGAAGTGGCCGAACCCCCGGTCCCTTGAAAAAGCCCTCCGAAAGATCGCCCGATCCAACCGCGCCCTGGCCCGGCGCCAGCGGGGAAGCCGACGGTGGCAGGAGGCGCTGTGCCGGCTGCAGCGGGCCTACGCCCGGGCGGCCCACATCCGGCGGGACGCCATCCACAAGCTGACCCACGATCTCGCCACCACCTACGGCGTGGTGGTGGTCGAGAATCTGCATGTGGCGGGCATGCTGAAGAACCGCCGGCTGGCCCGGGCGCTGGCCGATGCGGCCCTGGCGGAGATCCGCCGCCAGCTCGAATACAAATGCTTTTGGCACGGGGCGGTCCTCGTCGAAGCGCCGCTGTTCTATCCCAGCAGCAAGCGTTGCTCGCGGTGCAGCGCGGTGAAGGCGTCGCTACCGCTTTCGCAGCGCATTTTCTGCTGCGAGGAATGCGGGCTCGTGCTCGACCGGGACGAAAACGCGGCCCGAAATCTCGCGGCCCTGGTGGCCGCCGTCGCCGGGAGTGGCCCGGAGACGTTAAACGCCCGTGGACGGGATGGAAGACCTGCCACAAGGCAGGCGATCCCGGAGGAAGCGGGAAGCCGGCTCCCGCTCATTGCCGGGTAA
- the istB gene encoding IS21-like element helper ATPase IstB, which yields MNAAKATQEALIDLYARELRLPGLRKAYRELARDAAQSGQDHLAYLAACLTAEVESRRQSRLSRRLGMARFPALKTLESFDFTALPDLPKARVLQLADRSFVKAQENVVCLGPTGTGKTHTAIALGVAAIHAGWRVRFTTAVALGQELLQAHNEARLPKALKGWDRFDLVILDELGYLGLGPAGPLLFQFCAHRYERGSLLITTNLEFSRWVEVFGDATLTSALLDRLTHRSHVLLFNGESYRFRESQQRLRKEGVSH from the coding sequence ATGAATGCCGCGAAGGCGACCCAGGAAGCGCTCATCGACCTCTATGCCCGGGAGTTACGGCTGCCGGGGCTCCGCAAAGCCTACCGCGAACTGGCCCGGGACGCCGCTCAGAGCGGCCAGGACCACCTGGCCTACCTGGCCGCCTGCCTCACGGCCGAAGTCGAGTCACGGCGCCAGAGCCGCTTGAGCCGCCGGTTGGGGATGGCCCGGTTTCCCGCCCTGAAAACGCTGGAGTCTTTCGACTTCACGGCCCTTCCCGACCTGCCCAAGGCCCGGGTGCTCCAGCTGGCGGACCGGAGCTTCGTCAAGGCTCAAGAGAACGTGGTCTGCCTGGGCCCGACGGGAACGGGGAAGACCCACACGGCCATCGCCCTCGGGGTGGCCGCCATCCATGCCGGCTGGCGGGTGCGATTCACCACGGCCGTCGCCCTGGGGCAGGAGCTGCTGCAGGCCCACAACGAGGCCAGGCTGCCCAAGGCCCTCAAGGGGTGGGATCGCTTCGACCTCGTGATTCTCGATGAACTGGGGTACCTCGGCCTGGGCCCCGCGGGGCCGCTGCTGTTTCAGTTCTGCGCCCACCGCTACGAGCGTGGCAGCCTGCTCATCACGACCAACCTCGAGTTCTCGCGCTGGGTCGAGGTCTTTGGCGACGCCACCCTGACCTCGGCCTTGCTCGACCGGCTCACCCACCGGTCCCATGTGCTGCTGTTCAACGGCGAGTCCTACCGGTTCCGCGAAAGCCAGCAGCGGTTGCGGAAGGAGGGAGTCTCACACTGA
- a CDS encoding glycoside hydrolase family 3 protein, with protein MRRGWIQRFLAHMTLEEKVGQMFMIDVYGRTPTDPAYEDENLASGRGVRNFAEAIERYHVGGFIYFNWNGNIGVPLDPQQVQDLSNGLQEIARKQRIPIPLLIATDQEGGIVARVRQPATEFPGNMALGAARSPQLAHQAARMTARELRALGINMNLAPVLDVNVNPSNPVIGVRSFGEDPELVADLGVAQVLGYQDEGVIATVKHFPGHGDTNVDSHYGLPIIHHDRATLDRVDLAPFKAAVAAGVDAVMTAHIVVPALDDSGLPATLSRPILTGLLREELGFDGVIITDALGMQGAQVLPPERIPVEAIKAGADILLMPPDVALAYEAVLDAVRRGEISERRIDQSVARILELKMRRGLFEWELPGRDDLTVLGRADHRAVSQRIADGSITLLRNTGNVLPLQAGSRVLVVGPQTAGPMFLARELQSRGLGVTTLVTGLNPTAAERDEAVRRAGDADVVVVTTYNANSYPGQRQLVERLAGTNQPVVVAATRNPYDAAVLPPTAGYLVTYGYQPVSLVALARVLVGEVNPSGLLPVTIPGLFPYGAGLRYPAP; from the coding sequence GTGCGCCGCGGGTGGATCCAGCGTTTTCTCGCCCACATGACGCTGGAGGAAAAGGTGGGCCAGATGTTCATGATCGACGTCTACGGCCGGACTCCCACCGATCCCGCATATGAAGATGAAAACCTTGCGTCCGGGCGTGGCGTCCGCAACTTTGCCGAAGCGATCGAACGTTATCACGTGGGCGGGTTCATCTACTTCAACTGGAACGGGAACATCGGCGTCCCTCTTGACCCCCAGCAGGTGCAGGACCTGTCCAACGGGTTGCAGGAGATTGCACGGAAACAGCGGATACCCATTCCTCTTCTCATCGCGACCGACCAGGAAGGGGGCATCGTTGCTCGGGTGCGGCAGCCAGCAACCGAGTTCCCCGGCAACATGGCCCTGGGTGCGGCGCGCTCCCCGCAACTGGCTCATCAGGCCGCTCGCATGACCGCTCGGGAACTGCGGGCGCTGGGAATCAATATGAACCTGGCGCCGGTCCTTGACGTCAACGTCAATCCGTCCAACCCGGTCATTGGGGTACGCTCTTTTGGCGAGGATCCCGAACTCGTGGCGGACCTGGGAGTGGCGCAGGTCCTCGGCTACCAGGACGAGGGCGTGATCGCCACGGTGAAGCATTTCCCGGGACACGGGGACACCAATGTCGATTCCCACTATGGTTTGCCGATCATCCACCATGACCGCGCAACCCTCGACCGGGTTGATCTGGCCCCGTTCAAAGCTGCCGTCGCTGCAGGTGTCGATGCGGTGATGACAGCGCACATCGTGGTTCCGGCGCTGGATGACTCGGGATTACCGGCAACCTTGTCGCGTCCGATCCTAACGGGCCTGCTCCGGGAGGAGCTGGGCTTTGACGGTGTGATCATCACCGACGCATTAGGGATGCAGGGCGCCCAGGTGTTGCCGCCCGAGCGAATTCCTGTGGAGGCAATCAAGGCGGGAGCCGACATCTTGCTGATGCCTCCCGACGTGGCCCTGGCCTATGAGGCCGTTCTGGACGCTGTCCGCCGCGGCGAAATCTCCGAACGGCGGATCGATCAGTCGGTTGCCCGCATCCTCGAACTGAAGATGCGGCGGGGGTTATTCGAATGGGAGTTGCCCGGCAGGGATGACCTGACCGTCCTGGGACGGGCTGACCACCGGGCCGTCTCCCAGCGGATCGCCGACGGAAGCATCACCCTGCTGCGGAATACGGGCAATGTCCTGCCCCTGCAGGCTGGTTCCCGTGTTCTCGTGGTGGGGCCCCAGACGGCTGGACCCATGTTCCTGGCCCGGGAGTTGCAGTCCAGGGGGTTGGGGGTCACAACACTGGTTACAGGACTGAACCCCACGGCCGCCGAGAGGGATGAAGCGGTACGCCGGGCGGGCGATGCCGACGTGGTGGTGGTCACCACGTACAACGCCAATTCCTATCCCGGTCAACGCCAACTGGTGGAGCGGCTGGCGGGGACGAACCAGCCGGTTGTGGTGGCCGCTACCCGGAATCCTTATGACGCCGCCGTGTTGCCTCCCACAGCCGGTTATTTGGTGACCTACGGTTACCAGCCCGTTTCCCTGGTGGCACTGGCTCGCGTGCTGGTGGGCGAGGTGAACCCCTCCGGCCTGCTACCGGTGACCATTCCCGGCCTGTTCCCCTATGGGGCAGGACTCAGGTATCCGGCACCTTGA
- a CDS encoding PTS transporter subunit EIIC yields MAQEESIARSILDVVGRGNVRSAEHCMTRLRLELVDAGSVDQNQLKKISGVKGVVRTGSQLQIIFGPGLAERVTAAVASELKSGQGGPAQAPARTQSTIEQKAASPGVRGFLKKIANIFLPLLPAIIGSGLIIGLTNFFVRIGWITDQTTVAGVPLLAVLQVLGGTFLGFMHILVGMNAAREYGGPGAIGALAGMLLIAPSLQNIPNMAPGRGGIIGALIAGAFLGWLYKTVNRRMPDTISVMATPFITVLVGGAVILFVVQPIGFYASNWIATGVKALLDVGGPLVGAVLAGTFLPMVMLGIHQGTVPIHVELINSLGNTPLLPILAMAGAGQVGASLAVYVKTRDRELRQIILSALPVGILGIGEPLIYGVTLPLGRPFIAACLGGAVGGAFIAVTKIGALALGVSGVLLAFLVTSPVLYLLGILISYAAGFAIAYVMGFDESLAQNSRTFAFTAD; encoded by the coding sequence GTGGCCCAGGAGGAATCCATCGCGCGGAGCATACTGGACGTGGTGGGCCGGGGTAACGTCCGGTCGGCGGAACACTGCATGACGCGCCTGCGCCTGGAATTGGTCGATGCCGGCTCCGTCGACCAGAACCAGCTCAAGAAGATCAGCGGCGTCAAGGGCGTCGTGCGGACCGGCAGCCAGTTGCAGATCATCTTTGGTCCTGGGCTGGCCGAGCGGGTCACCGCAGCGGTTGCCAGCGAGCTGAAGTCCGGGCAGGGCGGCCCGGCGCAGGCTCCGGCGCGAACCCAGAGCACCATCGAGCAGAAGGCAGCATCCCCCGGTGTGCGTGGCTTCCTCAAGAAGATCGCCAACATCTTTCTTCCTCTGCTGCCTGCCATCATCGGTAGCGGCCTCATCATCGGCCTCACCAACTTCTTCGTTCGCATCGGGTGGATCACGGACCAGACCACCGTCGCCGGAGTGCCCCTTCTGGCCGTACTGCAGGTTCTTGGCGGTACGTTTCTTGGCTTCATGCACATTCTGGTCGGGATGAACGCGGCGCGGGAGTACGGAGGCCCCGGGGCCATCGGCGCGCTGGCCGGCATGCTTCTGATCGCTCCCAGCTTGCAGAACATTCCCAACATGGCCCCCGGCCGTGGCGGCATCATCGGGGCTCTGATCGCGGGCGCCTTTCTCGGATGGCTGTACAAGACGGTGAACCGCCGCATGCCGGACACCATCAGCGTCATGGCGACGCCCTTCATCACGGTGCTGGTTGGCGGTGCCGTCATCCTGTTCGTCGTCCAGCCGATCGGCTTCTACGCGTCCAACTGGATTGCTACTGGCGTGAAGGCGCTTCTGGACGTGGGCGGCCCCCTGGTGGGCGCGGTGCTGGCGGGAACCTTCCTGCCTATGGTGATGCTGGGCATCCATCAGGGTACCGTCCCCATTCACGTGGAACTGATCAATTCCCTGGGCAATACGCCGCTGCTGCCGATCCTGGCCATGGCCGGCGCAGGCCAGGTGGGTGCCTCGCTGGCCGTCTATGTGAAAACGCGGGATCGGGAGTTGCGGCAGATCATCCTCAGTGCGCTGCCGGTGGGCATCCTGGGCATCGGCGAGCCGCTGATCTATGGTGTCACGCTGCCGCTGGGCCGGCCGTTCATCGCCGCCTGTCTGGGCGGCGCAGTGGGCGGTGCCTTCATCGCCGTCACCAAGATCGGTGCCCTGGCCCTGGGCGTATCGGGTGTGCTGCTGGCATTCCTGGTGACCAGCCCGGTCCTTTACCTGCTGGGCATCCTGATCTCGTACGCCGCCGGCTTTGCCATCGCGTACGTCATGGGCTTCGACGAGAGCCTGGCCCAGAACAGCCGGACCTTCGCCTTCACCGCGGACTGA
- a CDS encoding exo-beta-N-acetylmuramidase NamZ family protein: MAIGAQRWRWRAVTAILAGVTILALLAQLFTVLVLEQRHVAARRRVRTGLEVLLTDRLDLIRGKRVGIITNPTGVLPDLRHGVDALATAEGVHLVAIFGPEHGFRGSAQAGGSEGSYVDERTGVPVYDLYGKNRDAIAQLFQNTGVEVVLFDIQDVGTRYYTYIWTMADALEAAALTGTEFIVLDRPNPTGGIQAEGPVLHPEYSSFVGRYPIAQRHGMTVGELALLFNDRFVPDRTGGRRAQLTVIPMQGWFRDMYYEETGLPWVMPSPNMPTVDTAMAYIGMGLMEGTNLSEGRGTTRPFELIGAPYIDWRLGQRLAHAKLPGVRFREAYFAPTFSKYAGRTIGGIQLYVTDRDQFDPIRTAITIIVETKRLYGDRFQWRSDLWIDRLTGSTQVRTAVDAGQSPDAIVAGWQDELAGFRVLRDQYLLYGLRGNGRYR, translated from the coding sequence GTGGCGATCGGTGCGCAACGCTGGCGGTGGCGGGCCGTTACGGCCATACTGGCGGGAGTGACAATCCTGGCCTTGCTCGCCCAGTTGTTCACCGTTCTCGTCCTTGAGCAGCGGCATGTCGCTGCCCGGCGCCGGGTGCGTACGGGCCTTGAAGTCCTGCTTACAGACCGCCTAGACCTGATCCGTGGGAAACGCGTCGGGATCATAACAAATCCTACTGGTGTTCTGCCCGACCTGCGGCATGGGGTGGACGCTCTGGCCACCGCCGAGGGCGTCCACCTGGTGGCCATATTCGGACCCGAGCATGGTTTTCGTGGTTCGGCCCAGGCCGGCGGATCAGAAGGGAGTTACGTTGACGAGCGCACGGGGGTGCCAGTGTACGACCTCTACGGAAAGAACCGCGATGCCATAGCCCAGTTGTTCCAGAACACCGGCGTAGAGGTGGTCCTGTTCGATATACAGGATGTCGGCACCCGCTACTACACGTACATCTGGACCATGGCCGACGCCCTTGAAGCTGCCGCGCTTACCGGAACAGAGTTCATCGTTCTAGACCGACCCAACCCCACGGGTGGAATCCAGGCGGAAGGACCCGTGCTTCACCCCGAATACAGCAGTTTCGTCGGTCGCTACCCCATAGCCCAGCGGCACGGGATGACCGTGGGGGAACTGGCCCTTCTATTCAACGACCGCTTTGTTCCTGATCGCACCGGGGGCCGGCGAGCCCAGCTAACGGTGATTCCCATGCAGGGCTGGTTCCGCGACATGTACTATGAGGAAACCGGCCTGCCCTGGGTGATGCCGTCGCCTAATATGCCGACTGTCGACACCGCCATGGCCTACATCGGAATGGGGCTTATGGAGGGCACGAACCTGTCGGAGGGAAGGGGGACGACCCGCCCATTTGAGCTAATCGGTGCGCCGTACATCGACTGGCGACTCGGTCAGCGTCTCGCTCATGCCAAGCTGCCCGGCGTGCGCTTTCGTGAGGCGTATTTCGCGCCCACGTTCAGCAAATATGCCGGCCGAACCATCGGTGGAATCCAGTTATACGTGACGGACCGGGACCAGTTTGACCCAATTCGCACGGCCATCACCATCATCGTTGAAACGAAACGCCTGTACGGTGACCGCTTTCAGTGGCGATCCGACCTCTGGATCGACCGCTTGACGGGCTCCACCCAGGTCAGGACGGCGGTAGATGCCGGGCAAAGCCCCGATGCCATCGTCGCGGGATGGCAAGACGAGCTGGCAGGGTTCCGCGTCCTGAGGGACCAGTATTTGCTATATGGCCTCCGCGGTAACGGCCGGTACCGGTAG
- a CDS encoding Mu transposase domain-containing protein, with the protein MPCEWVGRTLTLWAYTDRIEVTDGERLVATHPRAYGRGETCLELAHYLPALARKPRAATHLAVVPKLPPVYAQVQRVLCSRRPDGYREFAQILLLHREFPAEVITEALEQAASQGLLEPQAVRQLILNRLARPVPEPVPVPDRFAALRVRASDPACYDALLGGNRR; encoded by the coding sequence GTGCCTTGCGAGTGGGTGGGCCGCACGCTGACCCTGTGGGCCTATACGGACCGGATTGAGGTCACCGACGGCGAGCGGCTGGTGGCGACCCATCCGCGGGCTTACGGCCGTGGCGAGACGTGCCTGGAACTCGCTCACTACCTTCCGGCCCTGGCCCGCAAGCCGCGGGCCGCAACCCACCTGGCCGTTGTGCCCAAGTTGCCCCCGGTGTATGCCCAGGTCCAGCGCGTCCTGTGCAGCCGACGTCCCGATGGGTACCGTGAGTTCGCCCAGATCCTGCTCCTGCACCGGGAGTTCCCGGCTGAGGTGATCACCGAGGCTTTGGAGCAGGCCGCCTCCCAGGGGCTGCTGGAGCCGCAAGCCGTTCGCCAGCTGATCCTCAACCGTCTGGCCCGTCCGGTCCCCGAGCCGGTGCCCGTTCCGGACCGGTTCGCCGCCCTTCGGGTCCGGGCTTCCGATCCGGCCTGTTATGACGCCCTGCTGGGAGGGAATCGCCGATGA